From the genome of Nitrospirota bacterium:
AACGTCGAAAGTTAAAAGTGACACTACTTTCTCTGCAAATGTTTCTTCCCCTTTCACTTTCATCTTTCACTTTCATCTCCGCCTCAGGCGGGTTGTCGCAATCCCTTTTTCATCAGGTCTAATTTACTACCACAAGGTTTGACGACATATTCTTTGTTGACCTGCGTCGCAATCCCTTTTTCATCAGGTCTAATTTCCTACGGTGTTCTATGAAAGAAATAGTCTTGAAATTCAGGTCGCAATCCCTTTTTCATCAGGTCTAATTTCCTACTACCTATCGAAATGGAAAAGGACATAACTGTCCTTGTCGCAATCCCTTTTTCATCAGGTCTAATTTCCTACTATGAAGATATCAAGGAGCATATGATAAATCAAAGTCGCAATCCCTTTTTCATCAGGTCTAATTTCCTACTACAAGCAATGATATAGATGACCTGCTTACCATCAGGTCGCAATCCCTTTTTCATCAGGTCTAATTTCCTACTTCGGGTTCGAGATTGACCCGACCCCCAGGGCCCCTGGTCGCAATCCCTTTTTCATCAGGTCTAATTTCCTACAAAGCAATGCAAGCAATATGTTAAAGGGTTTGTGGGTCGCAATCCCTTTTTCATCAGGTCTAATTTCCTACAAGAGAAGTAAAATGAAAGATTATTTAAAAGCAGGCTACGTCGCAATCCCTTTTTCATCAGGTCTAATTTCCTACAAAACTGAAAACTTTCAAGCCATAATGATTGGTGGGCTGTCGCAATCCCTTTTTCATCAGGTCTAATTTCCTACGTTAGTATGCCCGGTAATGGTGATTGCTGGTATTGTCGCAATCCCTTTTTCATCAGGTCTAATTTCCTACTATAGTTATAGTAATGATAGCGGAAATTTTGTTTAGTCGCAATCCCTTTTTCATCAGGTCTAATTTCCTACAGCAGATACATCTCACATTTTCTTGCATTTCAAGGTCGCAATCCCTTTTTCATCAGGTCTAATTTCCTACAGTACCCCCCTTAAAAAACTTTGTTTTTCAAATAGTTAGAAAATGACTTTTCTGATATTTTAATGTGTTCAATAGTAACTAATTTTTGAATGCATGGATTGGTCAAAATTGACATATTTTGTCACCTTTCTTAAGGTTCTTTTTAAGTACTGAGTACTAAAAAATAAATTTTGCGACAGTAAAGTTAATTGTCAAAGAACAAAAATAAAACAACCTGAATACAAAAAAATTATACAACATAGACTTTCAATATGCAAAAATTTTTTTATTAAATAAAAATATCAACGCCATCAGGAATTCTGTCTCCACAGCCCATTACAATCACCTTTTCTTCTAAAGGCAATGGATAAATCCTTATATCATCCTCATCTTCTTTTATTAAATCTTTCAGTTTACTTTTTAATTCCTGTAAATCTTCCCATTGTAAAGAACAGTGAAAAACAGAATATTGTATATGAAGAGCTCTGCCTTTCATAAATTTGTAAACCCTGCTCAACCTTCTTGGTTCTCGAACATCATAACAGATTAAATAATTTGTTTTCATTTTCTCAACTCTCTCATCATTTCAAAGATATCATCAATTAATTGTTCAGTTATATTTGTAAGTTGATTTTTTCTATTTTCAAAACGATGTATAATGTCCCTCATTCCTTCTTTAGATACATACCAATTTTTATTCTCTTTAATAAGACGTTCATTTTCAATTTTTTGTTTCAGAAACTGCAGAGACTGTACATCTATTTCTGCTTCGAGTATATAACATAGATCAAGAGCAAGACTGAAATTATGCCTTCTGTGTAATACACCCATATGCGGGTCAAGATCAGCTCTTATAAGAGAG
Proteins encoded in this window:
- the cas2 gene encoding CRISPR-associated endonuclease Cas2, which produces MKTNYLICYDVREPRRLSRVYKFMKGRALHIQYSVFHCSLQWEDLQELKSKLKDLIKEDEDDIRIYPLPLEEKVIVMGCGDRIPDGVDIFI